The genomic DNA ATTTCATTAGCTAAAACTGTCATTCTGTGTTTGCGGTGCACTTGGTATTGCATTACAATGAATTGAATTAATTCAATTATGCAAATGAAAGGTACCACAAAATGGACGTGTCCTTTTAACATTTATAGACCACATTTTCTGACTCCCGTCTGCAGCAAATTGACTCAGATTCAAAACCCATATGTGCTTTTCACTCTGATTTGACGGATATAGGCATTCATACATCAATCGTTTAATGATGTTCCTATGGAGCCCTGCAATAACTGTGGCCAGCACAACGCACATGCAGAGGAAAGGCACGATGTAACACTATGCTGGAGAACTTTTTTCACACAAACGGGAAGTTACAAATtaaaaacactacaaaacaacctTAAATTTGTGGAGCAATCTAAAATAATCATGTCGAGGCATGAGTTATAGACTGACTGATTGTAACAATGCATACTCTGCTTTCAGAGTTAAATTAAAGTGAGCCTCTTAAAACCACTCATCTAAATTGAGAACAACACAGATGTTCGGGCAATAGCCTGCATTCTTGCAGGAAATATCTATTGCATTCAATAAAGCATTGTTAACATGTCTTATTTGTACGGACCTTTCAAACGCTTCTTTGCGACAAGGAGTGCTTGCAAGGATTACTTGCATTTTGATCATATATTCTTAAACTTTCATAAATTTGTAGGCAAAAAAATATACCATATACATCTAGCCTATTATAGAGTGATTCCTCACGAAACCCAGACAAGAAAATACTATGATTTGGGGGATTTTCACAAAATGTAATCCATAGAAAAGTCCTTTGAAGAAAGGACTTTGGACATATTTTGACATTTGTATCTAAAAGCCGGAGAAATAAGTAACACAAGTTggcatatttattacattttggcCTTACTCAGGACTCGTGTCTGGGTTTTGTGAGGAATCATACTATTCTAAAGAGTCGAAGTCATCTACAGATCATGTTCGTCCTGAAAAAGAAATTCATATACCCAGAAAGGCATAttcatgaacattaaatgaactATTTTTGACCTCCAGTTGTCTTCAGTGGCTAGATGAGTGACACCGCAGGGGGGTCGAGGAGGGTCAGAAGGTCAGTTAGTCTCCCCTCCTGCTCCTTTGACTGCAGTGACATCTACTGGACTGGAcagccaaacagagagagaggtgccaACACGTTAAGAAGTCCAATGACAATGTGCAGAATAATCTATGAGAACTGACAACTCTTGTGGCACTACTCCAATAACATTATTTCACAAATACTGAATTTCTGGTTTCAATATGATTATGCCACTTGGATACAGTGGTAATACCACGACTGGAATGcatttttgaccaatcagattgcCGTTCATAGTATAagatattataataatataatagtagaATAATAACACGACAACTTACTAGCAGGTAATGTTTAGTCATTTTAGTATGAAATAATATGCTGTGCACAAAAAGTGGACCTTGTACAATTGTTTTGCGCTTTTTGAAAACAAAACAGAATAAAATGTGTGAAATGAATACCAAATGTTACAAAATGTTCATAATGAACCAAGGATTTATAACATGACAAACATCCAGATCGAAACTTTCTGAGATTGTAAAAATGTCATGATCACTTCTAAATGTGAATCTGTGAGGTATAACAGTGTTTTGTTCATGACCACACATGGTATAGTACATTTCAATTACATGACGGTGGGCTTAAAGCCACTGGGGGCCTTATGAGTTGAAAATATATTCCAGAACGTCACAACAAACAATCCCGGCAGCAGACACAATGCACACAATTCACTTTCTTCAATCTTACATTTCATAATCTGAATAAAAACCTAGATACGTAGATATATTACCACAGAAAAGGGACTCAAAACCCATTCCAATTAAAAGaaataagagagagacagaaacatgtaTACTAAAACTGACAGTGCTGAAAGAGCATAACCAACATAGTTCCATGGGCAGTGTACGAAGAGTTTCATACAAAAAGATCATTAACAAACTGCAGGTGAAGAGAACAGTGCTATTAAAAGAGTACCGACCTACCGCGATACAGTGACACCATTTCATTTCTGTTTTAAGAGGACTGATTGATTGAGGCACGGACACAGAATGCATCTCTTTTTACCTAACTATTACATAAAAGTAAGGGGGGTGTTGTCATTTAAAGACTGACACATACAGTTCAAAGAGCATAGGTAACATGGCGACAGCATAATTCACCTTGGCTTTTGGTCCTTGGATTAACACATCTCTACACAACACCCCATAGCAGCCCTAGCGACCACAGCGGAGGATTGTTCTACCGTGCAAACTGACAGCACTGCATGACCAAGTCACCCTGAGATTAGTCAAATTTGGCAATTTAACCCCTAAGCATGGCTTTTTTTTCTCTCATGTAAATGACTCATCTATTTTGTTTAAATTGAGAATCATTTAGAAATTATTTTTTCAAAAGAAACACCTGAATATTACACTATACGCATTTTTAAAAAACCTTTTAAAGATGTTGGACCTTGTTATACCACAAAACCAGTCTACTATGCAAAGCCTAATATAAAGGAGCTGCAACACTCAAAACACTTGATTTGCAAGAAATGCATATTACATCAATTGTGATTGTTGAATAGGAATTATACAGCATTTTAAATAGACAATTGTTTTCCATTTGCCACCTGCAATATTATTCAGGATGCAactgagggggtgggggggggggcgctTGCTGAGTTTTAGGCAAGCACAAATAACTCATCAAGAAGTACAAAAAAAATGAAGAACTGCATACGACAAAAAAAAGTTCAATTACATTACAACATTTACATGATGACACGTCTGGACGTAAGAAAGAACTAACTTCAGGAAAATAACAGGAGTCACACTCAATGTTAACTAAATGTTTTCCTTAAAGGAATCTGACAGACCTAATATCCAATCACTTCATTTCTGTACAAATATTTTTTATACACATTTAACTCAAACCTTGAAGTAATTAACAGTATCTTAAAAACCACACGCCGTTCCACCTTTTCAACTCCACAATATGATACAAAATAAGGCATTTTAGTGGGTATGTATTGGAACCACATTTAATGCTATCATTCTTCttaaaaatataatatatattcatgtatgtatatataaaaaataaaaacaagcaGGGAACATTAGCGATGAAGAAGTTCATGAAGCGTTAATGAGTGTCACTGTGACTCGGCCACCGCTAAGACTTCTCCGGCTGCTACGGTGACTAGCTGCAGGGGGATCTCAGCGTTGGCCAGAATGTCCTGGGCGTTACTGGAGCCTTGTTGGATGTTGGTGAGGATGAGGGTGGTGCTGCCAGCCGTGATGATGCTGTCTGACGAACCCGCAGACTCCATGGAGGCCACCACCGCGCTGCTCACAGAGTTCATGACTCCTTTTTTGTTCAAGTGCGTTTTAATGTGCTTGGCCAGGTGGTCGCTCCGCATAAAGCGCTTGGAACACTCCGGGCAAACAAACTTCTTCTCCCCTgtcacagagagaccagacaaggTTAAATAGTCGGACAgaccacactgaacaaaaatataaacgcaacatgtttagttttggtcccatgttttatggtcggaaataaaagatcccaaaatTTTTCCATACGAACAAAAAGATTATTTcgctcaaatttgtttacatccctgttaacaAGCCTttcccctttgccaagataatccatccacctgtctggtgtggcatattaagaagctgattaaacagcatgatcattacactggtgcaccttgtgctggggacaataaaaggccattatAATgagcagttgtgtcacacaacacaatgccacagctgtCTCAAGTTgggggagcgtgcaattggcatgcttactgcaggaatgtccaccagagctgttgccagagaatttaatgttaatttatctacctTAAGCCACCTTCAAcgctgttttagagaatttggcaatacgtccaaccagcctcacaaccacatatcacgtgtaaccacaccagcccaggacctccacatctggcttcttcacctgcgggatcatctgagaccagccactcggACAGCTGTTGAAACTGAGTTTGCaatcaaagaatttctgcacactGTCAGAAACAGTCTAAGGgcagctcatctgcgtgctcattgtcctcaccagggtcttgacctgactgcagttcgacgtcgtaaccgacttcagtgagcaaacgctcaccttcgatggccactggcacgctagagaagtgtgctcttcacggatgaatcccagtaTCAACTGTACCGGGAAGACAGCATGTATGGCATTGTGGGCGTGCGGTTTTCTGACGTCAATGTTAACATAGTGCCCCaaggtggaggtggggttatggtatgggcagctataagctatggacaacgaaacACAATtgcattaaaacatttttttttttttaaatcgatggcaatttgaatgcacagagatacagcgatgagatcctgaggcccattgtcgttccattcatcctccgccatcacctcatgtttcagcatgataatgcacggccccatgttgcaaggaagtgtgcacaattttttttaaggtatctgtgaccaacagatgcatatctgtattcccagtcatgtgaaatctatagattagggcctaatttatttatttcaattgatggattttcttatatgaagtgtaactcagtaaaatcttcaaaattgttgcatgtttgcatttatatttttgttcactgtcTATCACTTCTAAATCATTACTATGAACTCATTATGTAATCTGTATTATAGGACTAATGCTAATGTACTAAATTATATATTTCAGGTTTTCAAACGAAAAATGTAATGCAAATGTTGACGTGAGTGAGAgtgcacctgtgtgtgttctcCGGTGTCTCTGCAGTTCGTCGCTACGCGTGAACCTCTTCCCACAGTACATCCAGCTGCAGACGAAGGGCCGCTCCCCTGAGTGCCAGCGCAGGTGCGCTCGCAGGTGGGATGTCTTCCCGTACACCTTCCCACAGCCCGGAATGTGACAGATGTGCTGCTTCTTCTTGCCCATGTTGGATCCTCTGAgagaacacatagaaacacactaATATATCAAAGAAACACATTCATATACTTTACTTATAGCCAAATAGACCTGAACTTGCTCTGGGGTTTATTTGGCCCTTGCGTGCCAATGCTGGTGACCGGGTCAACAGTCAAGACTTTCAGGGGGCTAATGGAAGATGATTTTGAAAAAGGAATTTTGTTACAGTAGGACTGTGTtagattgagggggaaaacaTATTTATCTTTCCCATTCATACCCTTATAATTGAAACATCATTAGTAAAGGAAAGATTCCATCCAGTGATTTCTGACCACCATAAGCCACTCTAATCGTAGCCGATTAAAACAGAGTACAGTATGAACTCACTCACCTCCCTCCAGCCTCTTTGCAGTTGGGGCAGGTGCAGGCCACCCTTCGTAGCCTCTTGCCCCCCTCGTCGAGCTGGTCCTCCTCGTCCACTAGCCTGACCCGCAGGTGGGACAGGTCACTGGTGTTCAGAGTGGAGTCACTGCCCAGCTGCCAGTTCTCTGAGTCCGGCTCCTCCTTTATCTGGATATCTGGAGGGAGACCAATCAATATGACCACAACCATTAACAATTGCATGCTAAATGGCCTGCAAAAGCTACAGCGAAAAGTGCTTCTTCGCTAAATGCTTTAAAGAAGATTGTGACAGTTTGGCTATGAACAAATTCGAAACCCCTATTCAAACTTGACAATGTGTGGATGGATAGcttgaaaataaaaaaaacacttgaTAATTTACACTCCCTTTAAATCTTCAAATAATTTATAATATGCTTGCATATCTCACAGATATATGAAATAATATTAATTACATGGTCAGACAATTGTTTAAAGACCTGCTAAGTTTAGTGTTCTATTGGTAAATGTGTGTACGTTTACAAGTTAGAAAATTATTTTCCTACAAAAAAACAACGTGACAATAATATTCAACAGCATAAATAATGCCTGTTGACTCAGGAGGCTCCTGTCAGGTGACTCGATACTGTAAATAGTGCTTCCTGCGGATTAGCTTTTTTCCCCAGAACCCCATGGTTTCCTACATACAACCAACAGTGTTCTACACTATCATGGTGGGCATGTCTTATTGATGATGGAGGAGGACACTGTACCTCCAGGGCTGTCGGTGTCCTCTGCTTGTTGGAAATGAATGCCTGTCTGGGCCAAAGAGTTAACAGTCACAGTCTGCAGGTTGGGGATCTGTTGCGCTCCTCCCTGGCCCAGAGACAGGGCCTGCAATGGGGCCAGGGTGATCTGCTGGGCTGGGTTGGTGGGCAGCTGGATGTTCTGCAGGTTTTGGACCCCCTGCACCTGAAAGGTCTGCCACTGGATCTGGCCTGAGGGAGTGACGGTCTGGGCCTGGATGATGAAGGTCCCTGGGTTGAAGAGCTGCACATTCTGCCCCCCTCCTGCCTGCACCACCTGACCATCACTGGTCTGGACCGGCACTTGCTGCAGCTGGATGATGGACTGGCCTGAGGAGACCTGGATGTTCTGAACATGGTTCTGATGAACGTAGCCCTCCTGGGAACCAGAGGGATCTGTCTGCTCTGTGGCTTGGGTCAGAACACCCGGCTCATCTATGCTCTCAGGCAGCTGGGCCGAGGTTGTTGGTAGATACATTTCTGAGTTAGCATTCGAGTCATTTACAGATAGAGTTTGCGAGAGCTGGTCAGCTGTCTTCTCCAAACTCTCAGAACTGTCTACAGGCTGACTGGTCATGATTAGCTGGCCATCAGAAGTGACCCCTGTTGCTATAGTCTGAGCACCAGAGAGGCCCAGAGAGTCCAAGTCCACACTGTTAATGGGGACAAAGGTGATGTTCCCTGGTAACCCCATAGGCACATTTGTGACAACCTGTCCCTGGTTGTTAAAGGTGGAGCTGCCGATAGAAACACCCTGGATCTGCTGGACATGACCAGTCTGTGATATGAGGTTTTGGTTGTTAGTAAGGATGTCTCCAGCCCCTGTCACACTTATAGTTTGAGTTCCGTCAGGCAAGATCTGGATCTGCCCTGTGGCATCTTGGCTCAGAGTGCCCCCCTCCACACAGGAGGTGGAGAAGCTTAGTTGCTGTCCATCAGCTGTCTGAATGTACTGAATGTTAGGCACTGCGTTGGCGGAGGCGTCGCTTCCTGATGTCACAAAGATCGGTTGGCTCTGAAGGTTCTGGAGAGGAAGAACATACTGTCCGTTTGATGTCATAATCCGCTGAGTCTGGATATGGACCGCGCCAGGTTCCTCGTTCACTGTTGTTGTGGGGGTCAAAACCTCCCATCTATCTGGGTTCCCTGTTAACTGGATGGATGTTAGGTTTGTAGTCTGTGGatgaaaaaaaatattgttttggCAAATAAAACAATGAATTAGCCTGGAAGATGCATCGTCAAGATGCAGATTGCAATGTTGTGATTATGTAATGTTAATGTTAGACATAGCAGTGAAATGTTGACTGCAAGCCAAATAGTTATTGTATTCAGAAATCTAGCCAGTTGGAAAAGACATGGCATTAAGTGTTATTATTCAagaaaatgtaaaatatataatttataCACTGAATGCATAAAAACCACAAACGCTATGAGTTTTGGTGCTGCTTGTTCACACGATTTAGCAACAAATGTGAAGACTGATTTAGACGCGTTTCTTGACCAGATTCCATGTTTGTCTAGAGAAGGTGCATGAGGAACCTAATTTCTAGTGTGTGATCAAAATATGAGCACACTGCATGAGTACCTTTTGGGAATATCTCATTCACAACAGCACTACAGCACTACAGCTCTGCCGACACCACTCGCGTtctattacaaaaaaatatagatTCCTTTTTGGGTCGATTACATACATTCTAGCAGAGCCAGAGGTGGTGACTTACCACTACAGCACCGTTATCCCTCTCTGACGATGGCGACCCGATCTTGCTGCAGGTAGCTGCCAGCAGAGCGAGCGGTGATGGCTGAGTGTCCTACCCACAATGGGCGGGTTTAAAACGAAGAAAGTGGGTGGCCGTTAGTCCCGGAGCCACACAGGAAGTTCGACTTTTACTACAAATTTTAAAACGTGTGAACTTCACAAAGCACTTACTGAAACCCTGACCGAGAACTACAAGGGGCAATTTCTAAATAGTACCTGATCTCCTGTGCCACCGTCTTGCTGCAGAAACTCGCGTTGACAGCTGTCCAAGGCAGCCATTTCCTCTTGTTTCACTGGCTGCTCTGGGGCTACATGGCACGGAAAGAAGGAATCGGAGCAAAACAAGATAAGTTCAATCTCCACACGGAAAAGGGCAGCCCATTGGTTTGTAGTTATTCCGCTAACGTTATACACTTCAAGCTGGACTGACCTTCGTTACATTTGCGGTGTGGAGTTGATGATCAAACTGAAGCCATTTAGCTACGAATCATACATAGCTTTGTGATAATTGTTGCTAGCATGCAGGCTAACGTTTACTGTTGGCTAAACTGTTGAAAAAgattagccagttagttagctaacattagcttagCTAAAGGGTGCACAGACATACCGATGTTAGATTGAATATTACATACCAGTCATTGCGTGAATTATTTAAATTCGCAGAATCCCCGTATTATCACACGCCAAACATGATTACATTAATCGAAGGCAAGCTGAAAACGGTGATTCTAGTCAATTTTTTTCTATTTTGATTGACGGTGCGGAAAACGCAAAGGGTGGGGCCTGCAAGAGTCACGTACAGGAAATCCCGCCGTTCTTCTTAAACCCAATTGGCTACCGTCTTTTATTCTCTGTATTATCATTCACCAGTGTCCATGTCAGTCATTTTCTGACTAATTCCTTTCCTGTGTATTATTCTTTCAACAAGGATAATATGGTGCCAGGAGTTATGATGATGGCCATTGTTAATCGTTCATGTATTGAAGCCTTCTGCAGCCACAGTGGATTTTAAACATATTCTCAATTGCTTTCACTTAGCGCAGTATAAGTTATCTTAATTTAAGTTAAAGTAGATCATTAAAACAGACTAAAGTCTAACTATTAGCCCATTAATCTGTCATTGCTTGGCGATTTCAGAGTGTGCATTTGTAGCTAGATACTTCCCTTGTGTTGGCAGCTGAATAAAATAgattgtacagtaccagtcaaaagtttggacacagctacttattcaagggtttttctttatttctaatattttctacattgtagaataatagtgaatacatcaaaactatgaaataacacatggaatcatgtagtaaccaaaatattttaaatttgagattcttcaaagtagccactctgcctttgacagctttgcacacgcttggcattctctcaaccagtttcacctggttgagagaatgtcaacagtcttgaaggagttcccacatatgctgagcaattgttggctgcttttcccccactctgcagttcaactcatcccaaatcatctcattTGGATggaggttgggtgattgtagaggccaggtcatctgatgcagcacatcactctccttggtcaaatagcccttacacagcctggaggtgtgtttcgggttattgtcctgttgaaaaacaaattatagtcccactaagtgcaaacagATGGGAtagcatattgctgcagaatgctgtggtagccatgctggttaagtgtgccttgaattctaaataattcacacagtgtcaccagcaaaacaccatcacaccacctccaccttgcttcacggtgagaaccacacatgcggcgataatctgttcacctactctgcatctcacacagacacagcggttggaaccaaacatctcaaatttagacccatcagaccaaaggacagatttccaccggttaatgtccattactcgtgtttcttggcccaagcaagtctcttcttcttattggtgtcatttacTGGTGTTTTCTTTCTCTGCAGCAGAGaacctttcctgtggcggtcctcatgagagctagttccATCATAGAGGTTGATGATTTTTGCAacttcacttgaagaaacttttaaagttcttgaagttttccggattgactgaccttcatcattactttaagacatggactgttgtttctctttgcttatttgagctgttcttgccataatataaacttggtattttaccaaatagggccatcttctgtataccacccctaccttgtaggggtggtatacacaactgattggctcaaatgcattaagaatgaaagaaattccgcaaatgtacttttaacaaggcacacctgttaattgaaatgcattccaggtgactacctcatgcagctggttgagagaatgccaagtgtgtgcaaagctgtcatcaaggcaacgggtgactatttgaagaatctcaaatatatataaaatatattttcatttgtttaatgctttttttggttactacatgactccatgtgttatttcatagttttgatgtcttagctattattctacaatgtagaaaatagtaaaaaataaagaaaaacccttgaatgagtaggtgactggtactgtatatgttcaTTGTTCATCAGTTATGTTTGGACAGTCTGACATTGGTTGTGATTATGTTAAAAGGAGCACCAAAAGTAAAACAAACCATTTTTCACTGTTTTACTATATGTACATGTTGTATTTTTCTTTCTCTAATGAATAAATTGCTCATTTATATAATGGTATATGGCTGTGGTATTTTATTTTCATATTGAATGTTGATTTTGGAATTCTTATGCACCAAAGATACATTTTACCATACTTGCCATCATTCCTAAGGAAAGGTAATTTCTGCTTTTCTTTTCCTATCATTGAAGTTAGCACAGAGGTCCTTGAAAAAGACTGGTAGGCATTAGGCAAGGGTACACTAGATAAACTATAGATGTCCAGTTAATTGACAGTGCTTTCCCGTATGAGTTATATAACCTGTATCAAATTTTCTCTTTAacaatacagaacaaaaatataaacgccaCATGCCACAATAACGATTTTAGTGAGTTACAGtgcatataaggaaatcagtcaattgaaataaataagttaggctctaatctatggatttcacatgactgggcaggttGGGCCTGTGAGGGCATagacccacccacttgggagccagacccacccactgaggagctaggcccagccaatcagcatgagtttttccccacaaaagggctttattacagacataaatactattcagtttcatcagctatttGGGTGGCTGGTCACAGACGATCCAGCAGGTGAAgaaaccggatgtggaggtcctgggctgttgtggttacacatggtctgcggttgtgaggccggttggacgtattgccaaattctctaaaacgatgttggaggcagcttatggtaaatAAATGAACaataaattctctggcaacagctctggtggacattcctgcagtaagcatgccaattgcacgctccctcaaaacctgagacatctgtggcattgtgtga from Oncorhynchus keta strain PuntledgeMale-10-30-2019 chromosome 7, Oket_V2, whole genome shotgun sequence includes the following:
- the sp3a gene encoding transcription factor Sp3a isoform X6, encoding MAALDSCQREFLQQDGGTGDQTTNLTSIQLTGNPDRWEVLTPTTTVNEEPGAVHIQTQRIMTSNGQYVLPLQNLQSQPIFVTSGSDASANAVPNIQYIQTADGQQLSFSTSCVEGGTLSQDATGQIQILPDGTQTISVTGAGDILTNNQNLISQTGHVQQIQGVSIGSSTFNNQGQVVTNVPMGLPGNITFVPINSVDLDSLGLSGAQTIATGVTSDGQLIMTSQPVDSSESLEKTADQLSQTLSVNDSNANSEMYLPTTSAQLPESIDEPGVLTQATEQTDPSGSQEGYVHQNHVQNIQVSSGQSIIQLQQVPVQTSDGQVVQAGGGQNVQLFNPGTFIIQAQTVTPSGQIQWQTFQVQGVQNLQNIQLPTNPAQQITLAPLQALSLGQGGAQQIPNLQTVTVNSLAQTGIHFQQAEDTDSPGDIQIKEEPDSENWQLGSDSTLNTSDLSHLRVRLVDEEDQLDEGGKRLRRVACTCPNCKEAGGRGSNMGKKKQHICHIPGCGKVYGKTSHLRAHLRWHSGERPFVCSWMYCGKRFTRSDELQRHRRTHTGEKKFVCPECSKRFMRSDHLAKHIKTHLNKKGVMNSVSSAVVASMESAGSSDSIITAGSTTLILTNIQQGSSNAQDILANAEIPLQLVTVAAGEVLAVAESQ